GAGATGGTGAAGCTGTTCATCGGAAATCTGCCCCGGGAGGCCACAGAGCAGGAGATCCGCTCACTCTTCGAGCAGTATGGGAAGGTGCTGGAATGTGACATCATTAAGAACTACGGCTTTGTGCACATAGAGGACAAGACTGCGGCCGAGGATGCCATCCGCAACCTGCACCACTACAAGCTGCACGGGGTGAACATCAACGTGGAAGCCAGCAAGAATAAGAGCAAAACCTCTACAAAGTTGCATGTAGGCAACATCAGCCCTACTTGTACCAACAAAGAGCTCCGAGCCAAGTTTGAGGAGTACGGTCCTGTCATCGAATGTGACATCGTGAAAGATTATGCCTTTGTACACATGGAGCGGGCTGAGGATGCAGTGGAGGCCATCAGGGGCCTTGACAACACAGAGTTTCAAGGTGAACCATCCTTTTTGGGAAAGAGGGCTGAACACAAGGCTTTGTGTAGAGAATAGATTGGATAAGTAGAAGGGAGGGGTCATGGGTAGAGACAGCTGTTGGTTGGCTGATGGATGGTGAGGATTAAGAGTGGATGATGAACTTAAATGGAGACTGCATGGGATTTAGAGGCTTTACCTCAGGCAAATCAAGGGTGGGAGAAAAATCACTTGGCTTTAGTTTGGAACCCCTAGGCATTTTTATCTATTAGTGCAGAAATCTTTCCACTGAagatttctttgtttatttcgtctttttttttttttgcagtagtaGTAAAGCACAGAACGGTATTTCACTCTGAAATTTATTGCCTCAGCACACCATGTTGCACACTATTTTGCATACGAAGGACCTGGCAAAAGCTGGCTTAAGGCACCCGTTCAGGAGCAAAATACCAGTTAAGCTTCCCAACCTCATCCCAACTCGTAGCTTCTTAGTAAATATTGTTAAACAAGCCTTTAGAGAGCTAGTGTGTTTAAAGGGCTTTAGCTCTTACTGCTTTTTTATTGTGCATGCACCAGAGGTTCTGTTTGGAGGATGAGGGCACTGTAGGATTAAAGGATAGTTTCAGGAGTGTCTGAGGAGAAGCTATGGGGATTTGCGGGGGAGGGGGTTTCGTCAGGGAGGGGGCGATAAAGTTGATGAATTTTGCTGGTTTGAGGAATGGGCTCTAACATCTTTGTTGAAAAGACCACTTAGATGGGTGTTATCTTGGAACCTTGATTAGAGTAATAGTGTGCCTGGAAGGCAGCATGCTATGGATAACAGtttatttggaatatatttttgttgGTTTATGATCTGAGCTCCTGTGGCAAGAGTAGCAGTCATGAAGGGGATGGTAACCATGGTGAGTTACTAACCTTAGTCTTCTCCCATCTGCTTTGGGTTCCCAGTATGGAAGTCAGTAATgagcctttcccctttggtgtaGCTACTTCTAAATTATAGGTTATTCCCATAACTCCTTGCTACATTTTTAACCTATATTCCAACTTTTTCAGCCAAACAGTGTAGTGGCTGCTGCTTCTCCTGAGCACTCCCCTTAAGA
The nucleotide sequence above comes from Cervus canadensis isolate Bull #8, Minnesota chromosome 29, ASM1932006v1, whole genome shotgun sequence. Encoded proteins:
- the LOC122430499 gene encoding RNA-binding protein 4 isoform X2, whose translation is MVKLFIGNLPREATEQEIRSLFEQYGKVLECDIIKNYGFVHIEDKTAAEDAIRNLHHYKLHGVNINVEASKNKSKTSTKLHVGNISPTCTNKELRAKFEEYGPVIECDIVKDYAFVHMERAEDAVEAIRGLDNTEFQGKRMHVQLSTSRLRTAPGMGDQSGCYRWDVCGLKFRAAVVHENTPFVVPHLRDGSVRSVPQETWTLKFIL
- the LOC122430499 gene encoding RNA-binding protein 4 isoform X4 gives rise to the protein MVKLFIGNLPREATEQEIRSLFEQYGKVLECDIIKNYGFVHIEDKTAAEDAIRNLHHYKLHGVNINVEASKNKSKTSTKLHVGNISPTCTNKELRAKFEEYGPVIECDIVKDYAFVHMERAEDAVEAIRGLDNTEFQGGMCVG
- the LOC122430499 gene encoding RNA-binding protein 4 isoform X3, translating into MVKLFIGNLPREATEQEIRSLFEQYGKVLECDIIKNYGFVHIEDKTAAEDAIRNLHHYKLHGVNINVEASKNKSKTSTKLHVGNISPTCTNKELRAKFEEYGPVIECDIVKDYAFVHMERAEDAVEAIRGLDNTEFQGKRMHVQLSTSRLRTAPGMGDQSGCYRQTSLAVMAVFPGLLVPGVNLIPFVSEKANSVT